tgtgTATCCttctaacggccagtttcttcatcgcaagtaacagtcaaagtaccgtcataaatcaaaagtgacggtcttattcactgaaaaataaagtcttcttttctacttactacttttactgttactttagctttacatgaagaaactggctgtaagtaTGTAAAACAAAGTATCTACGTCTCATCTCTcatttcaccaatagatagttTTGTTAGATTTCACCAGTAGACTTAACGAGGATgatttacatacataatttgtCACAGTTTTATGTAAATCGAATGGTTTATGACGATAAGTTTCGGAAAAAGTCAAGCCTTTAGAAATATTTCTTAGAAAACGCTGCATATTTcttctaagtaggtatattataggactcaaaaggtggttacaaatataagaaaactaatgtcgaacaaaggttatgattcacaacacttgtaaggacaacttaattaccaaatcaaactgtaaccaaaataagaccctagaatggcagagaatgaccttgagtggagtcacgcacttgtgaacgatgtatgtagggttaaaggcgccttttactgatatcaaacactccccttttccactcaagtcactctccccgcctatcccaagtaacccataaagaattacacaacaagagatgtggacggctcgaacgccacgagcagaCTGAAgctaacacgagatcgagcgacgtatTATCCGTCACAGTACTATTTCcgacactaaacggcgataacaggtATAACAAAacgttgttaaaaaaataataattttactttttctaGAACTGCAAAAAGCCTGCGTTGGCGTACGTACCTTTATCTTTATAATCTTTATTATCTTAAGGATAGCGtaccatatcttttaaaagGTAGGATGGCAGAACTTTCGAGCaattattttgacggccgcgtggcgcagtgggtagtgaccctgctttctgcatccacggccgtgggttcgattcccacaactgtaaaatattcgtgtgatgaaaaTGGGTCTTTTCCAGTGTCTGCGTGTATTTATaccattatataagtatttatatgtagtatataaatgtatatgaatattataatatcaactatcttagtacccataacacaagctactctgtatgcttactttggggctagatagtgatgtgtattgtttaagtatatttatttatatttatatttatattttattttttattccagcTCATCTGAAAGAAACCTTAGGAGCTCATATTCGGAAATATCCCAAAATACGTCTAATTAGAGCTACACGCCGAGAAGGATTGATAAGATCGCGGATAATAGGTGTGAAGCAGGCGACTACTAGCATAGTAGTGTTTCTTGATAGCCATTGTGAATGTACTGAGGGTatgtcattattttacaaaattaaaatttatactatGTACGTtgtagcatggtgcaggtgacagttgactgtatgttcataatacgtactattatcgtgaatcgcggcaaactttcaagagtgaaaagaactgtcacccgcactatGCTACAGCGCATGAACTGTAGTTCTAATTTATACCGGACCGTCCCAAAGGAGACGATTATAAGATAAGTCCGGTCAGTTTATTTATACATGCAAAGCTACAAGATTTCGATTTATTATGTGGAATGTTCCCACGGGAGTAAAATTCTGTTGACTGTGGTTAGGGAGTTAGATAGTTTCCTTTACTTATCTAGGGCAGGCTTTTACCAGCATAGCGATGGTAATTACGAGCAAATAACTTACTTACctgctcaacgagttgcaaagctgaagtggcaataggcggtgcacatagttcgaagagacgatggacgttggggtcctaaagtgctggaatcccgcactagaaagcgcagtgttggtcgaccccccaccaggtggactgacgacatcaagcaagtcgcaggaatacgctggatgcaggcggctcagtgtcgtgatgttcggaagtcctatgtccagcagtggatgtcgaGAAGAAACGattctacattttttatagacCTTTATTCAATTTTTGTAACCCATCGCATATTAACCCCATCATTTTCTAGGTTGGCTCGAACCGTTAATAGAAAGGATCGTAGAAAACAACAAAACAGTAGTTAGTCCAGTAATTGATTTCATTGACCCATCCACGTTTGAATACGTACCACAGAAGAGTGAAGACCTTCAGATCGGTGCTTTCAACTGGAATTTGAACTTTGTATGGACACCGATACCAAAAAATGTTGCAGCTCAAAGAGCTAATAACTTAGATAAACCAATAAATACGCCAACTATAGCAGGAGGTTTGTTTGCTATAGACAAAGACTTTTTTCGTTATCTCGGTTATTATGACGAGAAATTCGAGATATGGGGAGGGGAGAATTTGGAATTGTCATTCAAAGTGTGGATGTGTGGCGGGACATTGGAGATTGTCCCGTGCTCACATGTGGGACACGTTTACAGGACGATTTTTCCTTATGAAGGTTCCCAGGACAATTTTAAGAGAAATTCCGTGCGATTGGCAGAGGTAATTTGGTTTTTCCTTATTTCCAAATAGGTTATTTTCCCTTAATACCAACTTAGTGTCTAAAGCTACTTTTGTATCAAGGGTAGTACATAATATAGagtatacaatttataaaatatttataaattgtatagtctatattatatatattggcAGCAGCTTTATTAGAATTTTTAGAATAGTTAACATTAATCATTTTAGATATTGTTTCGAAATGTCTAcatagttttataaattttagcgAAACTATTCATTAAAAGCTTTCCTTTATCAGTATTAATTATGCAATAACAACTTTTATCGACTAAGGTATTTTAACTTAGGGTATTCCAACGCTTGTTAGTTAAACAATGGATAgattttatagcctcaataactTAACGGTAAGAGCGTTCGGACTcgtcatcgaggggtggtggttcgatcctcgccccgttggactattgtcgtatgcACTTCTAATACAGACTTTCCCGacaagttggaggggaatgggaagattggtcatatttaaaagatatgacaaatatttaaaaaaaaaacaatggatATGAAAATTCGAGAGCATTTTGAAAACTGTAAATAGTGAAACTTTATAATAGAGAGAAAAgtgtcaataataattattatttactcaattttcaatatatatttCCAGGTTTGGCTTGATGAGTACGCACAATATTTTTACGACAGAATCGTAAACCAGAAAGGAGATTTCGGTGATGTTAGTGAAAGGAAAATATTGCGCGAAAAACTAAAATGCCATTCATTTGACTGGTATCTGAATAACGTGTTTCCCGATTTGGTTGTACCTAATGACACAGCTGCGAATGGTCAGGTCTGGTACCACCTTTAGTTTAGAAAccatattttgaaatttcttttatttaccactagaaagccacgctgtttgtgagtgtcataggctatattttattcttgaattctcacgggaacgggaactacgcgaataAAATCGCGGGGTGTTAGCTAGTATATAACTAGGAGACAGGAGTAATTTGTTCCACATGGAAAAACTGATTCTAATTTATAAGAATTAACGGACATTAAGAGTTTCAcgctgcctccgtggcgcattggtatgcgcggtggatttataagacggaggtgcTGGATTCGAtcccggtctggctggtgggtttTGTCTCTGGCCcggccctaccggcaaagacgccaagcaatttagctttccggtacgatgtggagaagccgaaaggggtgtggattttcatcctcctcctaacaagttagtccgcctccatcttagattgcatcatcacttaccattaggtgagattgtagtcaagggtcaaCTTGTAAAAGATAAACAGTAAACCCTATTTTCATATACAAAGTTTCAGTTTTTCA
This genomic stretch from Bicyclus anynana chromosome 14, ilBicAnyn1.1, whole genome shotgun sequence harbors:
- the LOC112048888 gene encoding putative polypeptide N-acetylgalactosaminyltransferase 9, whose translation is MSRGLGKAVHVKDYVRDNVRMLIKKGWQDNAFNQFVSDLISVDRALPDFRDEWCRQPYYLSNSHAVTIIICFHNEAWSTLLRTIHSVLYCSPAQLLREIILVDDYSDKPHLKETLGAHIRKYPKIRLIRATRREGLIRSRIIGVKQATTSIVVFLDSHCECTEGWLEPLIERIVENNKTVVSPVIDFIDPSTFEYVPQKSEDLQIGAFNWNLNFVWTPIPKNVAAQRANNLDKPINTPTIAGGLFAIDKDFFRYLGYYDEKFEIWGGENLELSFKVWMCGGTLEIVPCSHVGHVYRTIFPYEGSQDNFKRNSVRLAEVWLDEYAQYFYDRIVNQKGDFGDVSERKILREKLKCHSFDWYLNNVFPDLVVPNDTAANGQVWYHL